A genomic region of Papaver somniferum cultivar HN1 chromosome 7, ASM357369v1, whole genome shotgun sequence contains the following coding sequences:
- the LOC113294797 gene encoding uncharacterized protein LOC113294797: protein MVNVSSTKKFKTSESLRQGDSLSPFQFLLVMKILSKLVDDAVMNKKINGFQVVEDGIMISHLQFADEIFLFVDAREKEINLEKSTMISVGKDEVVDTLAMKLGCKVEELPF from the exons ATGGTGAATGTGAGTTCTACAAAGAAGTTTAAGACTTCTGAGAGCTTAAGACAAGGAGattctctttctccttttcaattctTGCTGGTAATGAAGATTTTGTCAAAGCTTGTTGATGATGCAGTTATGAATAAAAAAATCAATGGCTTTCAGGTGGTAGAGGATGGAATAATGATTTCACatttgcaatttgcagatgaAATTTTTCTTTTTGTGGATGCTAGAGAGAAAGAA ATTAATTTGGAGAAGAGTACAATGATTAGTGTTGggaaagatgaagttgttgatacTCTGGCAATGAAGTTGGGTTGCAAGGTGGAAGAATTACCATTTTAG